The Primulina eburnea isolate SZY01 chromosome 13, ASM2296580v1, whole genome shotgun sequence genome includes a region encoding these proteins:
- the LOC140809658 gene encoding LOW QUALITY PROTEIN: annexin D3-like (The sequence of the model RefSeq protein was modified relative to this genomic sequence to represent the inferred CDS: inserted 1 base in 1 codon) — translation MATIRIPEVVPSPAQDSEKLKKAFQGYGTDEKEIIRILGRRNASQRRKXRDTYQQLYSKSLIDVLFSELSGDFRKAVILWAYDPAERDARLANEALKSKRKSIAELQVIVEIACAASPHHLVAVRKAYCSLFDTSLEEDILSNVSQPVQKILVSLTRSYRHDKEVVDSTLAKLEAAKLHDAIVAKKLDDEELVLVLSIRNMFQLRETFKCYKDNYGKSIDQDIMACGKGILESIMKVAIWCIDTPEKHFAEVIRASIVGLGTDEDSLSRAIVSRAEIDLMKVRGEYFEANRSSMDNAVINDTSGDYKDFLMTLLGANI, via the exons ATGGCAACGATTAGAATCCCAGAAGTTGTTCCTTCTCCAGCCCAAGACAGCGAAAAACTCAAGAAAGCTTTTCAAG GATATGGTACGGATGAGAAGGAGATAATAAGGATTTTGGGGCGCAGAAATGCTAGCCAGAGAAGGA TCAGAGATACTTACCAGCAGCTTTACAGCAAGTCCCTCATCGATGTTCTTTTCTCGGAATTATCTGGCGATTTCAGG AAAGCGGTGATCTTATGGGCTTACGATCCAGCCGAAAGAGATGCAAGGCTTGCAAATGAGGCCTTGAAATCAAAGAGAAAAAGTATTGCTGAGTTACAAGTAATAGTAGAGATAGCATGTGCAGCATCACCTCATCATCTGGTTGCCGTAAGGAAAGCATATTGTTCTCTGTTCGACACTTCACTCGAAGAAGATATATTATCTAATGTATCTCAGCCTGTCCAGAAG ATATTGGTGAGTTTAACGAGgtcatacagacacgacaaagAAGTGGTTGATTCAACTTTAGCCAAGCTGGAGGCAGCAAAACTACATGATGCTATTGTAGCAAAAAAGCTTGACGATGAGGAGCTTGTGCTTGTGCTCAGCATAAGGAATATGTTTCAGCTCCGAGAAACTTTCAAGTGTTACAAAGATAATTATGGGAAATCAATAGACCAG GACATAATGGCTTGTGGAAAAGGCATTTTGGAATCTATTATGAAAGTAGCCATTTGGTGCATAGATACACCGGAAAAGCACTTTGCCGAG GTTATTAGAGCCTCAATAGTGGGGCTTGGAACCGATGAAGATTCGCTGAGCAGAGCCATCGTTAGTCGAGCAGAAATCGATTTGATGAAAGTCAGGGGAGAATATTTCGAAGCAAACAGATCGAGTATGGACAATGCAGTGATCAACGACACTTCTGGGGACTACAAGGACTTCTTGATGACTTTGCTTGGTGCAAATATCTGA
- the LOC140810392 gene encoding pectinesterase inhibitor-like, giving the protein MKLNLGFLCLSLAVALIFHQTKSANVEQQYCKRTTNGALCLSIIEADPRATLKTTPIGLCTILRDKALATAGATSAKISGLLKRATNPHLVSSLKTCFSGYSSAISSLKSVDFRVINPQTYVGLVGSMSDASDVPRDCELSFQEPPAIQSPISAENERLRVICATTMEMVNLVECNRPSFC; this is encoded by the coding sequence ATGAAGCTCAACTTAGGGTTTCTATGTCTTTCATTAGCAGTGGCTTTGATTTTTCACCAAACCAAATCGGCCAACGTCGAACAACAGTACTGCAAGAGAACAACGAATGGTGCCCTTTGCTTGTCGATAATCGAGGCCGACCCACGAGCCACCCTGAAAACCACCCCTATTGGCTTGTGCACCATACTCCGAGACAAGGCCTTGGCCACAGCAGGCGCTACATCTGCCAAGATTTCGGGACTCTTGAAGAGAGCAACTAATCCACACTTGGTATCAAGTCTTAAGACGTGCTTCAGTGGATATAGTAGCGCGATCTCTAGCTTGAAATCTGTCGACTTTAGAGTGATTAATCCGCAAACCTATGTGGGGTTGGTAGGATCCATGAGCgatgctagtgacgtgcctcGTGATTGCGAGCTGTCGTTCCAAGAGCCACCGGCGATCCAATCCCCTATATCGGCCGAGAATGAGAGATTGAGGGTCATCTGCGCCACGACTATGGAAATGGTTAACCTTGTAGAATGCAATCGGCCTTCGTTTTGTTGA
- the LOC140810393 gene encoding uncharacterized protein: MSPKRKNVEGDDSTPPTDTTTRVVDEFTKLLQEQAKVHGEQIQKLLTMQTTIQGQVQERVQGTTNSSENGAYDRFRRMNPPEFIGGPDPLVALEWVKALEAIFDYLKFTDQEKVGCAVFMLVKAARIWWEATKVTINVKELKWNEFKDLFHAKYFSREIKAKKVKEFLELRQASLSVAEYILKFEEGCVFVPFIAENDKDKGEHFLRGLKPEIIRDVHMSKVVTYQEIVKRGLLAEHDEQEIEKERQLRRQVFQAKCQGSSVNVRGGYKGKGKMEQRSRLPLPPTDSERPLCPKCGKPHKGECLIGSGRCYRCKEMGHTVYNCPLSFGKGKVQGRIFTITKEGANPDASVISGNIFILGKEALTLIDIGATHSFISEEFMHTISVKPTVVPVEFNIVLPSGEEIWTNSMFKACPVLMGSRLLYADLIVITMVAFDVIVGMDWLSAYRAVINCVSKTVKFLADDYEKDLFVGVTSSLSIPIIFCLQATKLLHKGCVGYLASVLDTRKESRIQLQDIDVVQDYPDVFEDDVPGLPPDREVEFVIDLIPGTAPISKAPYRLAPTEMKEL, translated from the coding sequence ATGTCTCCCAAGCGTAAGAATGTTGAAGGGGATGATAGTACCCCTCCCACAGACACGACTACTCGTGTAGTAGATGAATTCACTAAGTTATTACAAGAGCAAGCTAAGGTTCATGGTGAACAGATTCAAAAGTTATTGACTATGCAAACGACGATCCAAGGTCAAGTTCAAGAAAGAGTTCAAGGCACGACAAATAGTTCTGAAAATGGTGCTTATGATCGTTTCAGGCGGATGAACCCTCCTGAATTTATTGGTGGTCCTGATCCATTAGTAGCACTAGAATGGGTCAAAGCTTTGGAAGCTATCTTCGACTATTTGAAATTCACTGATCAAGAGAAGGTTGGTTGTGCTGTGTTTATGTTGGTCAAGGCTGCTCGTATTTGGTGGGAAGCCACCAAAGTGACTATTAATGTAAAAGAACTGAAGTGGAACGAGTTTAAAGATTTATTTCAtgccaaatatttttcaagggAAATTAAGGCCAAGAAGGTGAAAGAATTTCTTGAGTTAAGACAGGCTTCTTTGTCTGTTGCTGAGTACATATTGAAATTTGAAGAAGGTTGTGTATTTGTTCCGTTTATTGCCGAGAatgacaaggataaaggtgaACACTTTCTTCGTGGGTTGAAGCCCGAAATTATAAGGGATGTGCATATGTCCAAGGTGGTGACATATCAAGAAATTGTGAAAAGAGGCTTACttgctgaacatgatgagcaaGAGATAGAGAAGGAAAGGCAGTTGAGGAGACAAGTTTTTCAAGCTAAATGTCAGGGTTCAAGTGTAAATGTTCGAGGAGGTTATAAAGGCAAAGGCAAGATGGAGCAGCGTAGTAGGCTTCCTTTGCCTCCTACAGATAGTGAACGaccattgtgtcccaagtgtggaaAGCCACACAAAGGAGAATGTTTAATCGGAAGTGGTCGTTGCTATAGATGTAAGGAAATGGGACACACTGTATATAATTGTCCTCTTTCGTTTGGAAAAGGAAAAGTTCAGGGAAGAATCTTTACGATCACAAAAGAGGGCGCAAATCCTGATGCTTCAGTCATATCAGGTAATATTTTCATTTTGGGCAAAGAAGCACTTACCTTAATTGATATTGGTGCAacacattcttttatatctGAGGAGTTTATGCATACTATATCTGTTAAACCTACTGTGGTGCCTGTTGAATTTAATATTGTGTTGCCTTCTGGAGAAGAAATTTGGACAAATAGTATGTTTAAGGCTTGTCCTGTGTTGATGGGATCCAGATTgttgtatgcagatttaattgTAATTAcaatggttgcatttgatgtGATAGTGGGTATGGATTGGTTGTCTGCTTATCGTGCTGTGATTAACTGTGTTAGCAAGACAGTAAAATTTTTAGCAGATGATTATGAGAAGGATTTATTTGTTGGTGTTACCTCTTCATTAAGTATCCCTATTATTTTTTGTCTTCAAGCCACTAAATTGTTGCACAAGGGCTGTGTTGGTTACTTAGCTTCAGTTTTGGATACAAGAAAGGAAAGTAGAATACAATTACAGGACATTGACGTGGTTCAGGATTAtcctgatgtatttgaggatgatgtacCTGGATTACCACCTGATCGAGaagtagagtttgttattgatttaattcCAGGTACAGCCCCAATTTCTAAGGCTCCATACAGATTGGCTCctactgaaatgaaagaattataG